A single Bufo bufo chromosome 6, aBufBuf1.1, whole genome shotgun sequence DNA region contains:
- the LOC121004702 gene encoding gastrula zinc finger protein XlCGF8.2DB-like isoform X6 yields MDLEENVGLVIVKIEETEEEEEKYDSDDQFCKEEETSIDISTLDGENAENISEGRNNLPEECKMEDYNIVQVTLGDELVDQSSEPCSNVDPFSNNSDFAEQDGSYRIRKVFPCPECGKCFAHNSNLITHQRTHTGEKPFPCSECGKCFKQKSDLVRHERIHTGQKPFPCSHCGKCFTQKSDLIKHEINHTGQKPFPCSECGKSFTRKSVLLRHQRIHTVETPFLCSECGKYFVQKSDLVYHLRIHMGEKPFSCSDCGKSFTQKSDLVIHQRIHTGEKPFSCSDCGKCFTHKTMLINHQKIHTGEKPFPCSECGKCFVQKANLVYHQRIHTGEKPFPCTECGRCFTQKSDLVRHQRTHGEQK; encoded by the exons ATGGATCTTGAGGAG AATGTAGGCCTGGTTATTGTTAAAATTGAAGAgacagaggaagaagaggagaaatATGACTCGGATGACCAGTTCTGTAAGGAAGAAGAGACATCTATAGATATAAGTACAT TAGATGGAGAAAATGCAGAAAATATTTCAGAAGGAAGAAACAATCTTCCTGAAGAATGTAAAATGGaagattataacattgtacaagtcaCCCTAGGTGATGAACTGGTGGATCAGTCATCTGAACCCTGTAGTAATGTGGATCCTTTCTCCAACAATTCAGACTTTGCTGAACAGGATGGCTCCTACCGAATTCGTAAAGTATTTCCCTGTcctgaatgtggtaaatgttttgctCATAATTCGAATCTTAttacacatcagagaactcacactggGGAGAAACCATTTCCATGTTCAGAGTGCGGTAAGTGTTTTAaacagaaatcagatcttgttcgCCACGAGAGAATTCACACTGGACAAAAACCCTTTCCTTGTtctcattgcggcaagtgttttaCGCAGAAGTCAGACCTTATTAAACATGAGATAAATCACACGGGACAAAAGCCCTttccatgttctgaatgtgggaaaagtttcaCACGAAAATCTGTGCTTCTAAGACACCAGAGAATCCATACTGTGGAGACGCCATTTTTGTGTTCCgaatgtgggaagtattttgtACAGAAGTCCGATCTGGTTTACCACTTAAGAATCCATATGGGCGAAAAGCCTTTTTCATGTTCTGACTGTGGCAAAAGTTTCACTCAGAAGTcagatcttgttatacatcagagaattcacacaggggagaagccgttttCGTGTTCTGACTGTGGGAAGTGTTTCACCCATAAGACCATGCTCATCAATCATCAGAAAATCCATACAGGTGAAAAACCTTTTCCATGCTCagagtgtgggaaatgttttgtgcAAAAGGCAAATCTTGTTTATCATCAGAGgatccacacaggagagaagccgtttccTTGTACCGAATGTGGCCGATGTTTTACACAGAAGTCAGATCTCGTtcgacatcagagaactcacgggGAACAGAAATAA